DNA from Candidatus Thermoplasmatota archaeon:
ACCAGGACTTCTCCCCTTCTGATCGGGTAGGAGAGCAATACGCCCATCGAGCCATTCTCGCATTCGCCAGCGATGGACGCGTAGCCCAACATCACTGCTATCAGAGGAATGAAGATGGCGGCAATGCTCAGGAGACTCATGACGGTCTCCTCCATTCCCCCGAGGACGGACCCGCCACCGGTCTGCGCTCCCGCCACATATGAAGCCAGAAGCGTCAATATCGCGAAGATGACAGTGAGAGCGACTATCCATCTGTTCCTGACGTTGTCCGCGAACTCCTTCTTCGCGACCGAGTATATGGCCTTCAGACTGATGCCCGTCATTTCAGTCACCTCCGCCCGAGATCATCTTCACGAAGGCATCCTCGAGCGCTGGCTCTATCGTCCTGAAATCGCGTATCTCGACTCCCGCCTCCTTGAGCGCGATTATCACGTCCATGCGGGCATCGGTGTCGCACGTGACCAGGAGCTTGTCTCCCTCGGCGTCAGCGGTCTCCACGCCCGGTACGTTGAACACGGCTTCCGGGATCCTCCCGCCCAAGCCGGGAACCGTGATTTCTAGCTGAGGCATGATATGGAGGCGCTTGCTCAGATTCGGGACCGTGTCCACGGCTAGGAGCTTGCCCTCGTCTATTATCGCGACCCTGTTGCAGAGGGCCTGGACCTCGCTCAGTATGTGCGAGGAGAACAACACCGTCGCGCCCTGCTTGTTCAGGTTCCTGATCTTCTCCCTCGTGACCTTCACCCATCGTGCGTCCAACCCCCCCATGGGCTCGTCGAAGATGTAGACGGAAGGGTTCCCTATCATCGCCTGAGCTATTCCCAGCAGCTGGATCATGCCCTTGGAGTAGGTCCCCACCTTCCTGTGAATCGCATCAGTGAGCCCGACCTCCTCGATGAGGGGCACGACGATGGACTTGTCCACGTCCTTCAGTTCGCAGAAGAAGTTGAGCGTCTGCACGGGCGTCAGGTTGCGGTAGAAGGCGACCTGCTCGGGCAGGTAACCCGTCTTCCTTCTGTGCTCGACATTGAATCCGTCATCGATCCTGGTACCGTTGAGAAAGATGTTCCCCCGAGTGGGTCTGACGAGTCCCATGATCATCTTGATCGTCGTCGTCTTCCCTGCCCCGTTCGGACCCAGGAAGCCATAGATCTCTCCCCTCTTCACGCTCATGTAGAGGCTGTCAACTGCCTGGACGTCCTTGAAGCTCTTCGAGAGGTTCCGCGTCTCGATGGCGATCTCAGAATCGTAGTAGTCGCTCGTGGGTATCACCGTATGTGCCAGGTATTATGGTGCTACCCGATATGGAAACGAGTATTTCATTTGTCCCATGCTCGGGCGAGGACTTATATCGCTCCGAGACATTCTGAGGTCCGAGGATACGGTTACTTGGAGGGTACCAGATGAGTTCTGGAACGGAACCAGGAGTTCCCCCTGAGGAGACTTCTGTCGGGGAGGATGCGGAGGGCGAGGGAGCGGAGACGCAGCGTAACGGTCCAGAAGCCATCCCAAGGATTCTAATCATCACAGGACTGATCATCATAATGGGCAGCTACATTGGTTTGAATCACTTGGTGGTGAACTTGTGGGATGCGGAACCCCTGCAGATGGAGATCGCGATCGACGTTCTGCTGATTGGGGCCCTCCTCGTCGCCGTCGGGTTCGTGATAGGCGCTATGGATGTCAGAATCAACCGACTTGTGCGAGTGGGAATGGTCATAGGCATCGCGGTCTTGGTCTCTCTTCTCGTATACGAAGCCCTGGTGCTCTTCGGCTCCTCTCAGATTCCGTAGGGCTGACACTAAGGACTCTCGCAAGTGAAGGAAACGCTTGCCATCTCTTGGTCATGGAAGAAAACCTCAAACGAATAGTCCCCTTCGTCCTCGACTTCCACATAGACCTTGTCACCAGTACTAAGGTACCCGTCTCTATCCATGTCCCAGAATTCCATGAGTATTGTGGTCTTTCCATGCTCGGGTGGCATCATCCAATCCCAACCGAAGCCGTATTTCCTGAGAACGAACTCGTAGTGCATCAGTTTGCAGTTGTTGTCGCAACCGGAGACAACAATGCCCCACTTCTTTGGTGAGACCTGGGTTATGTTCAGTTCCACCTGCGGCTCCATGACCGGTGCATCTTCCTCAGCAGGCGTCCACTCAACGGAGGCCCAAGAGATTCCACCCATACTGGATTCGCGAATCTCACCTCTCAGCGTGATCCAATCCCCCAAACCGTAAGAGCACAAGCTAGCGTTGACCAGGTTCACCGTTATTTGACCATGGTAGGAGTCCCTCCACTTCTTGCCGTGGTAGGAGAACGTCAGATGCCACCATTCAAATGTATAGCTCTCGTTCACAACGAATGAGCCGAAGCTTGCCCCAACGATTATGTCTCTAACGATCACGGTGTCCCCATCTGCGTAGGGGAAGTAGTCGTCAGGAAGGCCGTCACCGTTCGTGTCCTTCGCCTTCTCGACAAATTCGGTCATGGTCAAGTGCGATTCTTCGAGAGGATAGAAGAAGACGAAGTAGAAGAGCGTGGACAGAACCAAGATCACGACGACCGTCATAGAGGCAGCCACTCTCCTCATATCCGTTGCCGACACGTCGGTTTGTTCCTT
Protein-coding regions in this window:
- a CDS encoding ABC transporter ATP-binding protein; amino-acid sequence: MIPTSDYYDSEIAIETRNLSKSFKDVQAVDSLYMSVKRGEIYGFLGPNGAGKTTTIKMIMGLVRPTRGNIFLNGTRIDDGFNVEHRRKTGYLPEQVAFYRNLTPVQTLNFFCELKDVDKSIVVPLIEEVGLTDAIHRKVGTYSKGMIQLLGIAQAMIGNPSVYIFDEPMGGLDARWVKVTREKIRNLNKQGATVLFSSHILSEVQALCNRVAIIDEGKLLAVDTVPNLSKRLHIMPQLEITVPGLGGRIPEAVFNVPGVETADAEGDKLLVTCDTDARMDVIIALKEAGVEIRDFRTIEPALEDAFVKMISGGGD